GCACCGTATTTCGCAGACGAGGAGTGGGATGAGATCGTTGATGCCTGGAAAGCCAACGCCGAATAACGCTCCGCGTCCGGTGTTGGAGGTCACCCGATGAGGCGGTCAGTCGTACTCGATGCCGATGAGGAAGAGCTGTGCCCCTTCTCGACTGGCTACTCACCATGTGTGGTTACAATGTGAATACGAAAATCGTGGGCATCGCGGAGCAGGAGGCAGGCATGGATGCGAGGATCGTTATGGTTGGCAACTCACGAGGTGTCCGCATACCCAAACCCTTGATCGAGGAGGCCGGGTTGGGGGAGCAGGTGTCGCTGCGGGTTGTGGAAGGGGGCTTGTTGATAGAGCCCCGAGCCGAGCCGAGGCTGGGTTGGGCAGAAGCGGCCCGGCTGGGCCGAGAAAGAGGGGAAGGCGCGCTAGAAGAGGCCTGGGGGCCGACCCATTTCGATTCGGTCGAATGGGATTGGGATGAGGGCGACTCTTGACCTTTCCGAGGCGCGGCGATGTTTACCTTTGCGAACTGGACCCTGCGATCGGTTCTGAGATTCGCAAGACTCGGCCAGCGTTGGTGGTGTCTCCCGACGAGCTGAATGAGCATTGGAGCACATGTTTGGTTGCCCCGATGACAACTGGCGGTCATCCGTATCCGTTTCGGGTTGCCTGCAAGTTCGGCAACACCAGCGGCCACGTCGTGGTGGATCAGATCAGGGCAGTGGACGCGGCCCGCCTGGTTCGGCGGCTGGGCAGGCTCTTGCCATCTTCTATGGCCCAAGTCCTAGCAGTTGTCCGCGAGATGTTCGCGGACTGATCCGGCAAGCGCTCTGAACCTCCCCAGGTAATGTGCAGGCTATTGAGCCGATGATTGAGGGTTGGTTGGAGGTTGTTCGGGGGTCATTTCGGTGAGGCTTTTCTCTTGGGCGGCGCGGTCCTTGATCGCCTCGCTGGCGAATCTGATGAAACCTCGGCCCGCCTCGACGATGGCACCTTGTTTGAGCAGTCGCTGCCTGTAGACGGGGGCTGAGGTCGCTGCTGTCCCTAGGCGGGCGGCGACGTCTGCGATGCGCGAAGGTCCGTCGTCTCCGACCATGGCGCACAGAAATCGCTTGTCGGCTGGCGACAGTCTGCTCCAGATCGGAACCACGACATGGGTGTCAACGTCACCTTCCATCAACGCAATGGCCTCGTCGACCTGGTTGTCTGTGATCTCGGCAGGCGGGGGACCGGCAATTTCCCACAAGTGATGGCCGAGCGACTGCACCGCGTAGCCGAGACCGCGTGTCGCCGCCGCGGCGCGGCGCAGATGCGGACCGCTGATGAAGAAGGA
This genomic interval from bacterium contains the following:
- a CDS encoding AbrB/MazE/SpoVT family DNA-binding domain-containing protein → MNTKIVGIAEQEAGMDARIVMVGNSRGVRIPKPLIEEAGLGEQVSLRVVEGGLLIEPRAEPRLGWAEAARLGRERGEGALEEAWGPTHFDSVEWDWDEGDS
- a CDS encoding type II toxin-antitoxin system PemK/MazF family toxin, whose product is MTFPRRGDVYLCELDPAIGSEIRKTRPALVVSPDELNEHWSTCLVAPMTTGGHPYPFRVACKFGNTSGHVVVDQIRAVDAARLVRRLGRLLPSSMAQVLAVVREMFAD